From a single Pseudobutyrivibrio xylanivorans genomic region:
- the rapZ gene encoding RNase adapter RapZ — MKLLILTGMSGAGKNTAFKMLEDMGYYCVDNLPVQLLKSFVELADSGTFEKKIVVGIDVRNGTAMKLLPDILQELDGAEKRFSILFLDAEDDVLVKRYKETRRNHPLSGRERIAAGIKEERQSIGFLRDEADYVIDTTHLLTRELKEELKKIFVEDAEYKSLFVTIISFGFKYGIPEDADLVFDVRFLPNPYYDLELRPFTGNDQPIKDFVLKYDEAKTFLDKTTDLIKFLIPNYIKEGKNQLVIAVGCTGGKHRSVCLADEIFEALNGDESYGLKIEHRDIGKDALRGK; from the coding sequence TTGAAGCTACTAATTCTTACAGGAATGTCAGGTGCAGGTAAAAATACCGCGTTTAAAATGCTAGAGGATATGGGTTATTATTGTGTCGATAATTTGCCTGTACAATTACTTAAGAGCTTTGTGGAATTGGCTGACAGTGGCACCTTTGAGAAGAAAATTGTAGTTGGAATTGATGTGCGTAATGGCACGGCAATGAAGCTTTTGCCGGATATATTGCAAGAATTAGACGGGGCTGAGAAGCGATTTTCTATACTATTTCTCGATGCTGAGGATGATGTCCTTGTAAAAAGATACAAGGAGACCAGAAGAAATCATCCCCTTTCAGGCAGAGAGAGAATTGCAGCTGGTATCAAAGAGGAAAGACAATCTATCGGATTTCTTCGTGATGAGGCTGATTATGTTATCGATACTACTCATCTTCTTACAAGAGAGCTTAAAGAGGAGCTTAAAAAAATCTTTGTAGAAGATGCAGAATATAAGAGCTTGTTTGTTACCATTATTTCCTTTGGTTTCAAATACGGAATCCCAGAGGATGCCGACTTGGTATTCGATGTCAGATTCCTTCCAAATCCATACTATGACTTGGAATTGAGACCATTCACTGGTAATGACCAGCCTATTAAGGACTTTGTTCTGAAATATGATGAGGCCAAGACATTTTTAGATAAAACGACTGACCTTATCAAGTTCCTGATTCCTAACTATATTAAAGAAGGAAAGAATCAGCTTGTTATCGCAGTGGGTTGTACTGGGGGGAAGCATCGTTCAGTATGCCTTGCTGATGAAATATTTGAAGCACTAAATGGAGACGAGTCTTACGGACTTAAAATAGAGCACCGTGATATCGGAAAGGATGCTCTGAGAGGAAAGTAA